The window GAGACGGCGCCGACGAAGGTTGGGAGGATATCGGTGGCACTTCGGAGATAACTAATAATCGGCCATGATATTTGTTGGGGTAAAATTGGAAGCAGGTCTTGAGGAAGAAAGGGTGCTTTAATTGGTTGTACTTTTGGAATGAAGGTACAAGTAATGATCAAGATTGTGATAATGATGGATCTGGAAGAAATATGTGAAGAAGAGGGTGCCATGATCACTGTGTAGAGACCTCGAGTGTCGAAGGGTTGGTGATGTAGGATTTTAATTTACGAATCttatgattcttatttttgttccTTTTACGAAATAAAATTTCAATGACTTTACATTAAACGATAATTCGATTTAATTACACGAAAACTCGATTTAAAATGGACATTTTCCCTAGTGTCGCTTATTTAGTACGTCAATGATACGGTATACgaggtttttgttttttttttttaaacactcaTCTAAATCTAACACGAATATACAATACGAAATGTCTCATACAAGACTCaaaccctcaacctcaaggttgtaagggtgatCCCGATACCGCCACGTCATTAGCTATTTGGTTCCGGTATACCCAGTTTAAACTTTAGATTATAATATCTTAACAAAATTATTCACGTTTTTATACATTTATAATTATTTTTGAACCAATGGGTTATACTAAAGTTCGAAAAAAAGATAAATATTTTGTTGATATATTTAGCTCAAAGCATAACACCTAAATATACTTGTTTGGAAATGAACGTATCTATGTTGCTGTATTTAAGTAGTTAACTCTACTCATAATTACAATCCATCAGTGAATAATCAAGGATCAAAACTCAAATGGTTATTCAGCGTACACGATTCCATCCCGGTAAGGCTTGTTCTGCTAAACctaattcgcgacgatgttggtagtaccatcgaaggttgggaaaatCCCTCAGAGACCTTCCCAAATTGCATTGATGTTGGTAGTACCATCAAACGTTAGAAACTCCCTAATTGAAGTGAAAATTGAACCTGGAATCATAAATAAATATAAGTTAGAAATTTAGTTGGTGAAACTATAACTAGCGTGGTCGTTGATATGGAGTTTTCTCGGTAATAAAAAAAACTATAGCTAGTGAACtttttttaataatatcattaCGGCTCAACTTAATCTTagtttccaaaagtgtattaaatcTCAACTCTGAACCGTGGTTAACCCACAAATCATATTCCAACCCAACCCAATACACTTGTATTTTATCTTTACTTCCAATTAATATTTTTCCTGTCCACAACTAGCTTTAAAGTCGCAACAAACATAAGATGGATACCACAAATATTGAACTTATATTGTGTACCACAAACCATAATCCAACACTTTAGCGACCTTTACAGAACCACGTAGACTAACAAGCAACACCAACCACTTTGTATTTCTTTATTCCCAATCTACATATAACACCCCAACCCACCCATCTAGCCACCCCCAAATCAACCCAAATAATGTCCATTTTACCACAACATCAGGCGACCACCATCTTCCGCAATCGTCTCCACACCCGACACAACCATCGTATCAATTGTGTTGTCACAACTCCAATAAAGACTAAACCAAAACTCGAACCATTAGTCATCAACACCACACCGCTCGTTAATCCACCTAAAAACGATGACCCAAGTCTTAAATCGACTTGGTCACACCGTGCATGGGTGGCCACCGGGTGCACTACTGTACTGGCTTCCTTAGCAGCTTCCGTTGTGGAATCGGTGGATTCACACATATGGCTTGAACCCGTTTTATCTGGGTTCATTGGCTACTTGTTTGCGGACTTGGGGTCAGGTGTATACCATTGGGGCATCGATAATTATGGCGATGCCTCAACTCCAGTATTTGGTTCGCAAATTGATGCATTTCAGGGCCATCATAAATGGCCCTGGACAATAACCAAACGTCAGTTTGCAAATAACTTACATGCGTTAGCGCGTGTAGTTACTTTTTTTGTACTACCAGTTGATCTAATATTTCATGATCAACCAGTAGTAATGGGATTTGTGGGGACAACTAGTGGGTGCATCATGTTTAGCCAGCAGTTCCATGCTTGGGCTCATGGAACAAAAAGCAAGTTGCCGCCAGTCGTGGTGGCGTTACAAGATGCCGGAGTCTTGGTATCTCGATCGCAACATGGGGCCCACCATCGATCGCCGTATAACAACAATTATTGCATTGTGAGTGGGGTTTGGAATGGGGTTTTAGATGATAATAAGGTGTTTGAGGCTCTAGAATTGGTACTGTTCTTTAAGTTTGGTCTCCGGCCACGGTCATGGAGTGAACCGGATTCTGATTGGACCGAGGAGGCAGAGGATGATCCGGAAATTTCTCCTAAATGATATTGTTAATTTGTTTAATAAGATTTATATTGACAAATAAAAGAAGTATATAGAATACACCATTGTTCAATACTCCATTGCATTCATTCTTCTTAATAAACAATAATTAATCAACGTAAAAAGGTTAAATTCTTTCTTGTTTCTTTAACCAGATTCTGGAGGAGAAATGAATGGTTCAAATTCAGATATGTGGCTGTTTTTAAACTGGTGATGGGTTAATGGTGCGGGTTTATATAGTTTTAGATGTCCAAATCCCTTAAACCAAACCCGATTTTCAATAGTC of the Rutidosis leptorrhynchoides isolate AG116_Rl617_1_P2 chromosome 5, CSIRO_AGI_Rlap_v1, whole genome shotgun sequence genome contains:
- the LOC139849169 gene encoding fatty acid desaturase 4, chloroplastic-like is translated as MSILPQHQATTIFRNRLHTRHNHRINCVVTTPIKTKPKLEPLVINTTPLVNPPKNDDPSLKSTWSHRAWVATGCTTVLASLAASVVESVDSHIWLEPVLSGFIGYLFADLGSGVYHWGIDNYGDASTPVFGSQIDAFQGHHKWPWTITKRQFANNLHALARVVTFFVLPVDLIFHDQPVVMGFVGTTSGCIMFSQQFHAWAHGTKSKLPPVVVALQDAGVLVSRSQHGAHHRSPYNNNYCIVSGVWNGVLDDNKVFEALELVLFFKFGLRPRSWSEPDSDWTEEAEDDPEISPK